One Malus sylvestris chromosome 14, drMalSylv7.2, whole genome shotgun sequence DNA segment encodes these proteins:
- the LOC126599748 gene encoding glycerophosphodiester phosphodiesterase GDPD6-like isoform X1 yields MASSHCFAPFVFLMLLVGCSGRPFYPLPSKAGDATNRQPLQTYRPYNIAHRGSNGEIPEETAAAYMRAIKEGADFIETDILSSKDGVLICFHDVTLDDTTDVAEHKEFADRKRIYEVQGVNTTGFFTVDFTIKELKKLRVKQRYPFRDQQYNGKYPIITFEEFISIALDAPRVVGIYPEIKNPVLINQHVKWADGKRFEDRFVETLKKYGYKGSYLSKDWLKQPAFIQSFAPTSLVYVSNLTDLPKIFLIDDVTVPTQDTNQSYWEITSDPYLDYIKDYVVGIGPWKDTIVPVVNNYLQTPTDLVSRAHAHDLQVHPYTYRNENSFLHLDFHQDPYAEYNYWINEIGVDGLFTDFTGSLHNFQDWTSFNESDDKNASSLLHKIASMVSPYKKA; encoded by the exons ATGGCTTCCTCCCACT GCTTTGCTCCTTTTGTGTTCCTAATGCTCCTTGTTGGGTGTTCTGGAAGGCCATTCTATCCACTTCCTAGTAAAGCAGGTGATGCTACCAATAGACAGCCTCTACAAACTTATCGTCCATACAACATTGCTCATCGAGGTTCAAATGGAGAGATTCCCGAAGAAACTGCTGCTGCATACATG AGAGCTATTAAAGAGGGTGCAGACTTCATTGAAACGGATATCCTATCTTCTAAAGATGGTGTGCTTATATGCTTTCATGATGTGACCCTTGATGACACAACTGATGTTGCCGAACACAAGGAATTTGCAGATCGTAAAAGAATCTATGAAGTTCAAGGGGTCAACACTACTGGTTTTTTTACTG TTGATTTTACAATAAAAGAACTGAAGAAATTACGAGTGAAGCAGAGATACCCATTTCGAGATCAGCAATATAATG GAAAATATCCTATTATTACTTTTGAAGAGTTCATTTCAATCGCACTGGATGCACCCAGAGTTGTTGGAATATATCCGGAGATTAAAAACCCAGTATTGATCAACCAACAT GTGAAGTGGGCAGATGGTAAGAGGTTCGAGGACAGATTTGTGGAGACACTTAAGAAGTACGGATACAAGGGTTCATACCTATCAAAAGATTGGTTGAAACAACCTGCATTTATCCAGTCATTTGCTCCAACTTCACTTGTATACGTATCAAATCTGACAGACTTGCCCAAGATATTCTTAATTGACGATGTTACTGTTCCAACCCAAGACACTAATCAG TCCTATTGGGAAATTACTTCGGATCCTTACCTTGACTACATTAAAGATTATGTGGTGGGCATTGGACCGTGGAAGGATACTATAGTTCCTGTAGTAAATAATTATTTGCAAACACCTACCGATTTGGTCTCCAGAGCCCATGCACATGACCTACAG GTGCACCCCTACACGTACAGAAACGAGAACTCATTCCTGCACTTGGACTTTCATCAAGATCCATACGCGGAGTACAATTACTGGATTAACGAGATAGGTGTCGATGGACTTTTTACAGACTTCACAGGAAGCCTGCATAACTTTCAAGATTGGACCTCCTTCAATGAAAGTGATGACAAGAATGCATCAAGTTTACTGCACAAAATAGCGTCAATGGTCTCTCCCTATAAGAAGGCGTGA
- the LOC126599748 gene encoding glycerophosphodiester phosphodiesterase GDPD6-like isoform X2: MLLVGCSGRPFYPLPSKAGDATNRQPLQTYRPYNIAHRGSNGEIPEETAAAYMRAIKEGADFIETDILSSKDGVLICFHDVTLDDTTDVAEHKEFADRKRIYEVQGVNTTGFFTVDFTIKELKKLRVKQRYPFRDQQYNGKYPIITFEEFISIALDAPRVVGIYPEIKNPVLINQHVKWADGKRFEDRFVETLKKYGYKGSYLSKDWLKQPAFIQSFAPTSLVYVSNLTDLPKIFLIDDVTVPTQDTNQSYWEITSDPYLDYIKDYVVGIGPWKDTIVPVVNNYLQTPTDLVSRAHAHDLQVHPYTYRNENSFLHLDFHQDPYAEYNYWINEIGVDGLFTDFTGSLHNFQDWTSFNESDDKNASSLLHKIASMVSPYKKA, from the exons ATGCTCCTTGTTGGGTGTTCTGGAAGGCCATTCTATCCACTTCCTAGTAAAGCAGGTGATGCTACCAATAGACAGCCTCTACAAACTTATCGTCCATACAACATTGCTCATCGAGGTTCAAATGGAGAGATTCCCGAAGAAACTGCTGCTGCATACATG AGAGCTATTAAAGAGGGTGCAGACTTCATTGAAACGGATATCCTATCTTCTAAAGATGGTGTGCTTATATGCTTTCATGATGTGACCCTTGATGACACAACTGATGTTGCCGAACACAAGGAATTTGCAGATCGTAAAAGAATCTATGAAGTTCAAGGGGTCAACACTACTGGTTTTTTTACTG TTGATTTTACAATAAAAGAACTGAAGAAATTACGAGTGAAGCAGAGATACCCATTTCGAGATCAGCAATATAATG GAAAATATCCTATTATTACTTTTGAAGAGTTCATTTCAATCGCACTGGATGCACCCAGAGTTGTTGGAATATATCCGGAGATTAAAAACCCAGTATTGATCAACCAACAT GTGAAGTGGGCAGATGGTAAGAGGTTCGAGGACAGATTTGTGGAGACACTTAAGAAGTACGGATACAAGGGTTCATACCTATCAAAAGATTGGTTGAAACAACCTGCATTTATCCAGTCATTTGCTCCAACTTCACTTGTATACGTATCAAATCTGACAGACTTGCCCAAGATATTCTTAATTGACGATGTTACTGTTCCAACCCAAGACACTAATCAG TCCTATTGGGAAATTACTTCGGATCCTTACCTTGACTACATTAAAGATTATGTGGTGGGCATTGGACCGTGGAAGGATACTATAGTTCCTGTAGTAAATAATTATTTGCAAACACCTACCGATTTGGTCTCCAGAGCCCATGCACATGACCTACAG GTGCACCCCTACACGTACAGAAACGAGAACTCATTCCTGCACTTGGACTTTCATCAAGATCCATACGCGGAGTACAATTACTGGATTAACGAGATAGGTGTCGATGGACTTTTTACAGACTTCACAGGAAGCCTGCATAACTTTCAAGATTGGACCTCCTTCAATGAAAGTGATGACAAGAATGCATCAAGTTTACTGCACAAAATAGCGTCAATGGTCTCTCCCTATAAGAAGGCGTGA